One Roseomonas sp. OT10 DNA window includes the following coding sequences:
- a CDS encoding DUF4175 domain-containing protein, translating to MTAPPESLPPGLDRRRRLARLALFWEALWPRAWPVLAVLGVFLTAALAGLFLILPAALHVALLLLFAAALGWSLWRAARVFPRADAAAADRRIETASGLSHRPLAALADRPATNDPAALAMWQAHLSRQLAKLRDLRVGTPRPGLPRRDPRALRLGLVVALLAAVVVAGGEAGERLRRAVLPAMAAPVPVPALRLEAWVTPPAYTGAAPVFLNPAGGAVTVPAGSGLRVALSGGTGGVPELVLAGNATPFRGLDAQSFGAELPLQAGGRLLIRRDGQELAAWSLSVQDDAPPSIAFAEPPAPAPRGLATRLPWRAEDDWGVAEARAELRLEARPEAPPLVVELPIPPGQARNPRGTAQPDLSAHPWAGLPVQVRLVARDGAGQEGRSDAATLSLPERSFEHPVARAAIAVRKALSLDPTARIPAREALDRIAAAPEAFENDTATYLSLRVARSRLTRDRRPEAVGEVQEILWDLALALEEGRVDRTARALAEARQALREALEQQRQQERAEAERRESGQPPSPEERQAQDQRRAETERRVQELREAVRRHLEALSERLQRENAEAMPYDPSQRMMDRRDMERRADRMRDAAREGRTEDAERELAELEEMLRALEEGRVQRAEPRQRQQQRERGQQQMGALQDMVRRESQLLDRSHQRNEAEEQRAARERRAQPQRPAPGPSGQRSPQPPPPGQGEQERRQADRDEQQDARTQRALRRALGELMQQFGDLTGEVPEALGRADQAMREGAEALAQGGDARPHQERAIRELAEGGRQMAQSMQRQFGQNGQQGEDEGEGQEGEGTANADGNEQGGQQGRDSAAAQGQGRDPLGRRTREAPGAAEEGGDTRVPEEAELLRTRRIQEELRRRVGERERPPQELEYYDRLLRRF from the coding sequence ATGACGGCACCGCCAGAGAGCCTTCCCCCGGGCCTGGACCGCCGCCGCCGGCTGGCGCGGCTCGCCCTGTTCTGGGAAGCCCTCTGGCCCCGTGCCTGGCCGGTTCTGGCGGTGCTGGGGGTCTTCCTGACCGCCGCCCTCGCCGGCCTGTTCCTGATCCTGCCGGCGGCGCTGCACGTGGCGCTGCTGCTCCTCTTCGCCGCCGCCCTGGGCTGGAGCCTGTGGCGCGCGGCCCGCGTCTTCCCGCGCGCCGATGCCGCCGCCGCCGACCGGCGGATCGAGACGGCCTCCGGCCTCTCCCACCGCCCGCTCGCGGCCCTGGCCGACCGCCCCGCCACCAACGACCCCGCGGCGCTGGCCATGTGGCAGGCGCACCTGTCGCGCCAGTTGGCGAAGCTGCGCGACCTGCGCGTCGGCACCCCCCGCCCCGGCCTGCCGCGCCGCGACCCGCGCGCCCTGCGCCTGGGGCTGGTGGTGGCGCTCCTGGCCGCCGTGGTCGTGGCCGGGGGCGAGGCCGGGGAACGGCTGCGCCGGGCGGTGCTGCCGGCCATGGCCGCTCCGGTCCCGGTGCCCGCGCTGCGGCTGGAAGCCTGGGTCACGCCGCCCGCCTATACCGGGGCGGCGCCCGTCTTCCTCAACCCCGCGGGTGGGGCCGTCACCGTGCCGGCCGGCTCCGGCCTGCGCGTGGCGTTGTCCGGCGGGACGGGCGGCGTGCCGGAGCTGGTGCTGGCCGGCAACGCCACCCCCTTCCGCGGCCTGGACGCGCAGAGCTTCGGCGCCGAGCTGCCCTTGCAGGCGGGCGGCCGCCTGCTGATCCGCCGCGACGGGCAGGAGCTGGCGGCCTGGTCGCTCTCCGTCCAGGACGACGCCCCGCCGAGCATCGCCTTCGCCGAGCCGCCCGCCCCGGCGCCGCGTGGCCTCGCCACCCGCCTGCCCTGGCGCGCCGAGGACGACTGGGGCGTGGCCGAGGCACGGGCCGAACTGCGGCTGGAGGCACGGCCGGAGGCGCCGCCTCTGGTGGTGGAGCTGCCCATCCCCCCCGGCCAGGCACGCAACCCGCGCGGCACCGCGCAGCCCGACCTCTCCGCCCATCCCTGGGCCGGGCTGCCGGTGCAGGTGCGGCTGGTGGCCCGCGACGGCGCGGGGCAGGAGGGCCGCTCGGACGCCGCGACGCTCAGCCTGCCGGAACGGAGCTTCGAGCACCCGGTCGCCCGCGCCGCCATCGCCGTGCGCAAGGCGCTCTCCCTCGACCCCACCGCCCGGATCCCGGCCCGGGAGGCGCTGGACCGCATCGCCGCCGCGCCGGAGGCCTTCGAGAACGACACCGCGACCTACCTCTCCCTGCGCGTCGCCCGCAGCCGGCTGACCCGCGACCGCCGCCCGGAGGCGGTGGGCGAGGTGCAGGAGATCCTGTGGGACCTCGCCCTGGCGCTGGAGGAGGGCCGCGTCGACCGCACCGCCCGCGCCCTGGCCGAGGCGCGGCAGGCGCTGCGCGAGGCGCTGGAGCAGCAGCGCCAGCAGGAGCGCGCGGAGGCGGAGCGCCGCGAGAGCGGCCAGCCCCCCTCGCCCGAGGAGCGGCAGGCGCAGGACCAGCGCCGCGCCGAGACGGAGCGCCGCGTCCAGGAGCTGCGCGAGGCGGTGCGCCGCCACCTGGAGGCGCTGTCGGAGCGGCTGCAGCGCGAGAATGCCGAGGCCATGCCCTATGACCCGTCGCAGCGCATGATGGACCGGCGCGACATGGAGCGCCGCGCCGACCGCATGCGCGACGCCGCCCGGGAGGGCCGCACCGAGGACGCCGAGCGGGAGCTGGCCGAGCTGGAGGAGATGCTGCGCGCCCTGGAGGAAGGGCGGGTGCAGCGGGCCGAGCCGCGGCAGCGCCAGCAGCAGCGCGAGCGCGGCCAGCAGCAGATGGGGGCGCTGCAGGACATGGTGCGCCGGGAGTCGCAGCTGCTGGACCGCAGCCATCAGCGCAACGAGGCGGAGGAGCAGCGCGCCGCCCGCGAGCGCCGGGCGCAGCCGCAGCGGCCGGCCCCCGGCCCGTCCGGCCAGCGCAGCCCGCAGCCGCCCCCGCCGGGCCAGGGCGAGCAGGAGCGCCGGCAGGCGGATCGGGACGAGCAGCAGGATGCCCGCACGCAGCGTGCCCTGCGCCGCGCCCTGGGCGAGCTGATGCAGCAGTTCGGCGACCTGACCGGCGAGGTGCCGGAGGCGCTGGGCCGCGCCGACCAGGCGATGCGCGAGGGCGCCGAGGCGCTGGCCCAGGGCGGCGACGCCCGCCCGCACCAGGAGCGCGCGATCCGCGAGCTGGCCGAGGGCGGCCGGCAGATGGCCCAGTCCATGCAGCGCCAGTTCGGCCAGAACGGCCAGCAGGGCGAGGACGAGGGCGAAGGCCAGGAGGGCGAGGGCACCGCCAACGCCGACGGCAACGAGCAGGGCGGGCAGCAGGGCCGCGATTCGGCCGCGGCGCAGGGCCAGGGCCGCGACCCGCTGGGCCGCCGCACCCGCGAGGCGCCCGGCGCGGCCGAGGAGGGCGGCGATACCAGGGTGCCGGAGGAGGCGGAGCTGCTGCGCACCCGCCGCATCCAGGAAGAGCTGCGGCGGCGCGTCGGCGAGCGCGAGCGCCCACCGCAGGAGCTGGAGTATTACGACCGCCTGCTGCGGCGGTTCTGA